A genome region from Nocardia sp. NBC_00565 includes the following:
- a CDS encoding DoxX family protein has translation MLAALGAFVAAGFDVVKADQVRETMKGYGIPQWALTPLAVLKALGGLGLLIGLAIPPLGLTAAICLVLFFLGAVLTILRAKWYSHITHPLPYLALAVASLGLFAFA, from the coding sequence ATCCTCGCCGCCCTCGGCGCATTCGTCGCCGCGGGCTTCGATGTCGTCAAGGCGGACCAGGTGCGCGAAACCATGAAGGGCTACGGCATTCCGCAATGGGCGCTCACCCCATTGGCCGTCCTCAAAGCCCTCGGCGGACTCGGCCTGCTGATCGGCCTGGCCATCCCACCCCTCGGCTTGACCGCCGCCATCTGCCTGGTCCTGTTCTTCCTCGGCGCGGTGCTCACCATCCTGCGCGCCAAGTGGTACTCCCACATCACTCACCCTCTCCCGTACTTGGCCTTGGCCGTGGCATCACTCGGCCTGTTCGCCTTCGCCTGA
- the ilvD gene encoding dihydroxy-acid dehydratase — protein MANDANGPDIKPRSRDVTDGLEKTAARGMLRAVGMDDGDWGKSQIGVASSWNEITPCNLSLDRLAKACKEGVFAGGGYPMEFGTISVSDGISMGHEGMHFSLVSREVIADSVETVMQAERLDGSVLLAGCDKSLPGMLMAAARLNLASVFLYAGSILPGIAKLSDGSEREVTIIDAFEAVGACARGLMSRADVDAIERAICPGEGACGGMYTANTMASAAEALGMSLPGSAAPPATDRRRDGYARHSGEAVVELLRRGITTSDILTKEAFENAIAVVMAFGGSTNAVLHLLAIAHDAKVDLALADFARIGRKVPHLADVKPFGQHVMTDVDRIGGVPVMMKVLLDAGLLHGDCLTVTGRTVAQNLADIAPPDPDGKVVRAMTSPIHPTGGITILAGSLAPGGAVVKSAGFDSDVFTGTARVFDRERAAMDALEDGTIAAGDVVVIRYEGPKGGPGMREMLAITAAIKGAGLGKDVLLLTDGRFSGGTTGLCVGHVAPEAVDGGPIAFVRDGDQIRLDVGAGTLDLLIDADELTTRREGWKPLPPRYTRGVLAKYSKLVGSASYGAVCD, from the coding sequence ATGGCGAATGATGCGAACGGTCCGGATATCAAGCCGCGCAGTCGCGACGTCACCGATGGTCTGGAGAAGACCGCGGCTCGTGGGATGCTGCGCGCGGTCGGGATGGACGACGGGGACTGGGGGAAGTCGCAGATCGGGGTGGCCTCGTCCTGGAACGAGATCACGCCGTGCAATCTGTCGCTGGATCGGCTCGCCAAGGCGTGCAAGGAGGGCGTGTTCGCGGGCGGCGGATATCCCATGGAATTCGGCACCATCTCGGTTTCCGACGGCATCTCGATGGGGCATGAGGGCATGCACTTCTCGCTGGTATCGCGAGAGGTGATCGCCGACAGTGTGGAAACGGTGATGCAGGCCGAGCGGCTCGATGGGTCGGTGCTGCTCGCCGGATGCGATAAATCGTTGCCCGGCATGCTGATGGCGGCGGCCCGGCTGAACTTGGCGAGTGTGTTCCTGTACGCCGGCTCGATCCTGCCCGGTATCGCGAAACTCTCCGACGGCAGCGAGCGCGAGGTGACGATCATCGATGCCTTCGAGGCGGTCGGCGCGTGCGCGCGCGGGTTGATGAGCCGCGCGGACGTGGACGCCATCGAGCGGGCCATCTGTCCGGGTGAGGGCGCCTGCGGCGGGATGTACACCGCCAACACCATGGCCAGCGCGGCCGAGGCATTGGGCATGTCGCTGCCGGGCAGTGCGGCGCCGCCGGCGACCGATCGGCGTCGCGACGGCTATGCGCGACACAGCGGCGAGGCGGTGGTGGAGTTGCTGCGGCGGGGGATCACCACCTCCGACATTCTCACCAAGGAGGCCTTCGAGAACGCGATCGCGGTCGTGATGGCATTCGGCGGCTCCACCAATGCCGTACTGCACCTGCTGGCGATCGCACACGATGCGAAGGTGGATCTGGCACTGGCGGATTTCGCCCGTATCGGTCGCAAGGTGCCGCACCTCGCGGACGTGAAACCCTTTGGGCAACATGTGATGACGGATGTGGACCGGATCGGTGGGGTCCCGGTCATGATGAAGGTGCTGCTCGATGCCGGGCTGCTGCACGGCGACTGCCTGACCGTCACCGGGCGGACCGTCGCGCAGAATCTGGCCGATATCGCGCCGCCGGATCCGGACGGCAAGGTGGTCCGCGCCATGACATCGCCGATCCATCCGACCGGCGGCATCACCATTCTCGCCGGATCGCTCGCGCCCGGCGGCGCCGTGGTCAAGTCGGCGGGTTTCGACTCCGACGTATTCACCGGCACCGCAAGGGTTTTCGATCGCGAGCGGGCGGCGATGGACGCGCTGGAGGACGGCACGATCGCGGCCGGGGACGTGGTGGTCATCCGATACGAGGGTCCCAAGGGCGGCCCGGGAATGCGCGAGATGCTCGCGATCACGGCAGCCATCAAGGGCGCGGGACTCGGCAAGGACGTGCTGCTGCTCACCGACGGACGGTTCTCCGGCGGCACCACGGGACTGTGCGTCGGACACGTCGCCCCGGAAGCGGTCGACGGCGGTCCGATCGCCTTCGTGCGCGATGGTGACCAGATCCGCCTCGATGTGGGTGCGGGCACGCTCGACCTGCTGATCGATGCCGACGAACTCACCACCCGCCGCGAAGGCTGGAAACCGTTGCCGCCCCGCTACACCCGCGGCGTGCTCGCCAAATATTCGAAGCTGGTCGGTTCCGCGTCCTACGGAGCCGTCTGCGATTGA
- a CDS encoding HAD-IIIC family phosphatase has product MAPALRCLVWELDNTLWNGVVCDATSGAPRPDALRSLHLLSERGIWHAVASRSDRDLTLKKLYRYGLYDMFSAIEIGWGRKSSSLVRIAHTLGLELDTIGFIDAEPVERAEVTRALPRVRCYAARNADILPALPDFRPVLRTGPSPTPPMGFASITG; this is encoded by the coding sequence ATGGCACCGGCTCTGAGATGTCTTGTCTGGGAACTGGACAACACCCTCTGGAATGGTGTCGTATGCGATGCGACCAGCGGCGCGCCACGGCCCGACGCCCTGCGCTCGCTGCACCTGCTCAGTGAGCGCGGCATCTGGCACGCCGTGGCCAGCCGGAGCGACCGTGACCTCACCCTGAAAAAGCTGTACCGCTACGGGCTCTACGACATGTTCTCGGCCATCGAGATCGGCTGGGGCCGCAAGTCGTCGTCCCTGGTCCGGATCGCACACACGCTCGGCCTCGAGTTGGACACCATCGGGTTCATCGACGCCGAGCCGGTGGAGCGCGCGGAGGTCACCCGGGCGCTACCGCGCGTGCGCTGCTACGCGGCCCGCAATGCCGACATACTGCCGGCGCTACCCGACTTCCGCCCGGTGCTGCGCACCGGCCCATCGCCCACACCACCCATGGGCTTCGCGAGCATCACGGGATAG
- a CDS encoding PucR family transcriptional regulator, translated as MSVDNSSRPTLTLSGKPMSTSLKDVRALSRQMVVHFVDNVIPCGTLPGEAISGDITASTRVCLEIAVSMLDGKDIPEKLRRLEDHAAGWAREGVPIDTILHSIHEGFQMGLDLVVSSATNKDYDNLVDGGKMIIELLDKLTSAISVAYIRELRSVVSEHHTAVHTLTSALLGGHSTSTMARECGIAIAESYAVLAVAIPPHRDEHNPMVDAQVVARRKLRRVQAELAMQCGASALSLLSVDGGTVLIPANRFDNDQLDAVVAKLTHAAQVGITSTMVAATPELIPNAADQAHELLDMVQRLQAVAGLYRFDELALEYQLTRPGPGREYLGSLLDSLDEHPELLETLQRHIGNNLNRQRTARVLHVHTNTVDYRLKRIGQLTGFDPSQPSGLWYLRSALVARTYRTS; from the coding sequence ATGTCGGTCGACAATTCGTCCCGGCCTACCCTCACCCTCTCCGGCAAACCGATGTCAACCTCGCTCAAGGACGTTCGCGCGCTGTCCCGGCAGATGGTCGTCCACTTCGTGGACAACGTCATCCCGTGCGGCACCCTGCCCGGGGAAGCGATCAGCGGTGATATCACCGCCAGCACTCGGGTCTGCCTCGAGATCGCGGTCAGCATGCTCGACGGCAAGGACATTCCGGAGAAGCTGCGGCGCCTGGAAGACCACGCGGCGGGCTGGGCGCGCGAGGGCGTGCCGATCGACACCATCCTGCACTCGATCCACGAGGGCTTCCAGATGGGCCTGGACCTGGTGGTGTCCAGTGCGACCAACAAGGACTACGACAATCTGGTCGACGGCGGCAAGATGATCATCGAGCTGCTCGACAAGCTCACCTCGGCGATTTCGGTCGCCTATATCCGAGAGCTGCGTTCGGTCGTCAGCGAACACCACACCGCCGTGCACACCCTCACCTCCGCGCTGCTCGGTGGCCACAGCACCTCCACCATGGCCCGCGAATGCGGCATCGCCATCGCGGAGTCCTATGCCGTACTGGCCGTGGCGATTCCGCCACATCGCGATGAGCACAATCCGATGGTCGACGCCCAGGTGGTGGCCCGGCGCAAACTGCGCCGGGTGCAGGCCGAACTCGCGATGCAGTGCGGCGCGAGCGCGTTGTCGCTGCTCAGCGTGGACGGCGGCACCGTGCTGATTCCCGCCAATCGCTTCGATAACGATCAACTCGACGCCGTGGTCGCCAAGCTCACGCACGCCGCGCAGGTCGGGATCACCTCGACCATGGTCGCGGCCACGCCGGAACTGATCCCGAACGCCGCCGACCAGGCGCACGAACTCCTCGATATGGTGCAGCGCCTGCAGGCGGTGGCCGGTCTCTACCGTTTCGACGAACTCGCCCTCGAATACCAGCTCACCCGCCCGGGCCCCGGTCGCGAATACCTCGGTTCGCTGCTGGATTCCCTGGACGAACACCCCGAACTGCTGGAAACTCTGCAGCGGCACATCGGCAACAACCTCAACCGGCAGCGCACCGCGCGGGTACTGCACGTGCACACCAATACCGTCGACTACCGCCTCAAACGCATCGGACAACTCACCGGCTTCGACCCGTCGCAGCCGTCGGGCCTCTGGTATCTGCGTTCGGCACTGGTCGCCCGCACCTACCGCACCTCCTGA
- a CDS encoding esterase/lipase family protein, with product MSMTGVAANANPDPTPTEQASEQALADFIAAGRKPVANSGSAGTGSACTSGSGAGSGNGSGNCYGGSGSSSGLSGGYASDTKGYGPPMTSWLAAFGYGLLNPDAAPPGTNEWNCKPTAAHPRPVVAVHGTWMNAYNGFAYMSQPMKDAGFCVFTFNYGRSNIAQGGGLGSVLPGVMGTGYIQDSAKQLATFVDRVLAATGAPEVDIVAHSQGGSMANWYTKFEGGADKVKNLVTWVIGGGGSL from the coding sequence ATGAGCATGACCGGCGTCGCCGCGAACGCGAATCCGGATCCGACGCCGACCGAACAAGCGTCGGAACAGGCCCTGGCCGATTTCATCGCCGCGGGCCGCAAGCCGGTCGCGAATTCGGGCAGTGCGGGTACCGGGTCGGCCTGCACCTCGGGCAGCGGCGCCGGATCGGGCAACGGGTCGGGTAACTGCTACGGCGGCTCCGGCAGCAGCTCCGGATTGTCGGGCGGATACGCCAGTGACACAAAGGGTTACGGCCCGCCGATGACCTCGTGGCTGGCCGCCTTCGGCTACGGCCTGCTCAATCCGGACGCGGCGCCGCCGGGCACCAACGAGTGGAACTGCAAGCCGACCGCGGCACATCCGCGACCGGTCGTCGCGGTGCACGGCACCTGGATGAACGCCTACAACGGCTTCGCCTATATGAGCCAGCCGATGAAGGACGCCGGGTTCTGCGTGTTCACCTTCAACTACGGTCGCTCGAATATCGCGCAGGGCGGCGGCCTCGGTTCAGTGCTGCCCGGTGTGATGGGCACTGGCTACATCCAGGATTCGGCAAAACAACTGGCCACCTTCGTCGATCGGGTGCTGGCCGCGACCGGAGCGCCCGAGGTGGATATCGTCGCGCATTCCCAGGGCGGCTCGATGGCCAACTGGTACACCAAGTTCGAGGGTGGTGCGGACAAGGTGAAGAATCTGGTCACCTGGGTGATCGGCGGTGGTGGATCGCTGTAA
- a CDS encoding LLM class flavin-dependent oxidoreductase produces the protein MTSVHAANPLGSVRFSILDRSRVRQGQSHPEALRETVEFARLAERWGYHRFWVAEHHSVPGVAGSAPTVLAAAVAAATSRIRIGTGGVMLPNHQPLVVAEQFGVLESLYPGRIDMGLGRSVGFTDGVRRALGHGKSDADDFDQQLADVLEYFARGKSGVHAWPAEGLRVPAFLLATGSGAERAARFGLPLVIASIAGEDRMVEAIERYRAEFQPTPWGAEPYVVVSGAVVIADTTEQAHRLLLPEAWSTAYSRTRGEFPVLMPPAAIEIMTMTERERRIFGEALRDHIHGTEDEVAEALAGLVARTGADEILVHTSTYDRTARLDSHRRLARLLEVAQSGTGNRTSAAA, from the coding sequence ATGACTTCGGTGCACGCGGCAAACCCGCTCGGATCGGTTCGGTTCTCGATCTTGGACCGGTCCCGCGTTCGACAAGGCCAGAGCCATCCCGAGGCGCTGCGCGAGACGGTGGAGTTCGCGCGGTTGGCCGAGCGGTGGGGCTACCACCGGTTCTGGGTCGCCGAACATCACAGCGTGCCCGGTGTGGCGGGGTCGGCGCCGACCGTGTTGGCGGCGGCGGTCGCGGCGGCGACCTCGCGGATTCGGATCGGCACCGGCGGTGTGATGCTGCCGAACCATCAACCGTTGGTGGTGGCCGAGCAGTTCGGGGTCTTGGAGTCGCTGTATCCGGGGCGGATCGATATGGGTCTCGGGCGGTCGGTGGGATTCACCGATGGGGTCCGGCGGGCGCTCGGACATGGCAAGAGCGATGCCGATGATTTCGATCAGCAGCTCGCCGACGTGCTCGAATACTTTGCGCGTGGTAAGTCGGGTGTGCACGCGTGGCCGGCCGAAGGGCTGCGGGTGCCCGCTTTCCTACTGGCGACCGGATCCGGTGCGGAGCGGGCGGCGCGTTTCGGGCTGCCGCTGGTGATCGCCTCGATCGCAGGGGAAGACCGGATGGTCGAGGCGATCGAGCGATATCGAGCCGAGTTCCAACCGACTCCGTGGGGTGCCGAACCGTATGTCGTCGTCTCCGGTGCGGTAGTGATCGCCGACACCACCGAGCAAGCGCATCGGCTGCTGCTGCCCGAGGCGTGGTCGACCGCGTATTCGCGCACGCGTGGCGAGTTCCCGGTGCTCATGCCGCCCGCAGCGATCGAAATCATGACGATGACCGAACGCGAACGCCGGATCTTCGGCGAGGCGCTGCGCGATCACATTCACGGTACCGAGGACGAGGTGGCGGAGGCGTTGGCGGGCTTGGTCGCTCGGACCGGTGCCGACGAGATCCTCGTGCACACCAGCACTTACGATCGAACCGCGCGGCTGGATTCGCATCGCAGGCTCGCGCGACTGCTCGAGGTGGCTCAATCCGGTACGGGGAACCGCACTTCGGCGGCGGCGTAG
- a CDS encoding discoidin domain-containing protein, translating to MSAIAPIFERARRRTTIALVIVLAATAALFAGCHAGPVSSEVCPGDGSASTPAWAPSSSQVDAPIDAHPFVGNGYLGLRVPPRGMGYTATNEMTGWPLYTPAYDGAFVAGLYARTPGVADGREVAAAIPNWSALLVGVGEHTYSPTTPSAQITNFAQTLHLRCGLVRTRLTWTTPDGKATDLVYDVLTDRTDQHVGAVHLTVVPHWSGEMVVADVLDGAGARRLRQTDVGARDDDSIRVGFRTDGTDVGGDIVSVLRPGQGVQSNAIQQLPPDRDLSARQEVRFPVRDSDSYQMTKFVGVDTTRTSPDPVATAFDAAQRAVRSGWAALLAGTATAWRSLWRGDIEVPDQPDAQTWARGALYSLYSSTNSLQDNSISPVGLSSDNYGGTVFWDADIWMFPALLQFSPQLAKSVVEYRYRTLPAAQANARRLGYRGAFYPWTSASSGDLDECHSWDPPHCLTQIHLQGDVSLAAWQYYTATGDNDYLRDRGWPIMRGVAEFWASRVTRNDDGSYSIRDVAGPDEYSNGVNDSVYTNAVAALALRNAARAAEILHEQRPPEWTTIADGLRMPFDGAQRIFVQFDGYTGTPIKQADTVLLIYPLDWPMPPDVAAHVLEYYSARTDPDGPAMTDSVHAIDAAKIGMPGCAADTYLERAARPFVRAPFGQFAEARGEKAGAKDPLAGAPAFTFVTAAGGFLQSFTNGLLGLRFDTDGIRIAPTLPPELRQGLTIRGIHWQGRTFDAAIGADETTLTLTDGQPMQVRTDSETRLLTEDATFGTRRPDLTPTDNLARCKPVTTTSDEPGKYADAAVDGSTATGWAPNGPQGALTVDLGKETPIDRIVPHWTEPAPATITFTISADEHTWTPVTVNPATGTLPSAVSARYVRIELTATNPATHPGVRELEISGPRT from the coding sequence ATGTCCGCGATTGCCCCGATCTTCGAACGAGCACGTCGACGCACCACGATTGCGCTGGTCATCGTGTTGGCCGCGACGGCAGCATTGTTCGCGGGGTGCCATGCAGGTCCGGTGTCGAGCGAGGTATGCCCCGGTGACGGGTCGGCTTCGACGCCGGCGTGGGCCCCGTCGAGCTCGCAGGTGGACGCGCCGATCGACGCGCATCCGTTCGTCGGCAATGGCTATCTCGGATTGCGGGTTCCGCCGCGTGGCATGGGCTACACCGCGACGAACGAGATGACCGGCTGGCCGCTCTACACACCCGCATACGACGGCGCGTTCGTCGCCGGCCTGTATGCGCGCACACCCGGTGTGGCCGATGGCCGCGAGGTCGCGGCGGCCATTCCGAACTGGTCCGCGCTGCTGGTCGGCGTCGGCGAGCACACCTATTCCCCCACCACGCCGTCGGCGCAGATCACGAATTTCGCACAGACACTGCACCTGCGATGCGGACTCGTGCGCACCCGACTCACCTGGACCACGCCGGATGGCAAGGCCACCGACCTGGTCTACGACGTGCTCACCGACCGCACCGATCAACACGTCGGCGCGGTGCATCTCACGGTCGTGCCGCACTGGTCGGGTGAGATGGTCGTCGCCGATGTACTCGACGGGGCCGGCGCGCGGCGGCTGCGCCAGACCGATGTGGGCGCGCGCGACGACGACAGCATCCGGGTCGGCTTCCGCACCGACGGGACCGATGTCGGCGGCGATATCGTCTCGGTGTTGCGTCCGGGGCAAGGCGTCCAGTCGAATGCGATTCAGCAGCTGCCACCGGACCGCGATCTGAGTGCGCGGCAGGAGGTTCGGTTTCCGGTGCGGGACAGCGATTCGTACCAGATGACGAAGTTCGTCGGCGTCGACACCACGCGCACCTCCCCCGATCCGGTGGCGACGGCCTTCGATGCCGCACAGCGGGCCGTTCGATCCGGGTGGGCGGCGCTGCTCGCCGGTACCGCGACCGCGTGGCGTTCGCTCTGGCGTGGCGACATCGAGGTACCCGATCAGCCGGACGCGCAGACCTGGGCACGCGGTGCGCTCTACTCGCTCTACTCGAGCACGAATTCCCTGCAGGACAACAGTATTTCGCCCGTCGGACTGAGCAGCGACAACTACGGCGGCACGGTGTTCTGGGATGCCGACATCTGGATGTTTCCCGCGCTACTGCAATTTTCGCCGCAGTTGGCGAAATCCGTTGTGGAGTACCGATATCGCACCCTGCCCGCGGCACAGGCGAACGCGCGACGGCTCGGCTACCGCGGCGCGTTCTACCCGTGGACCAGCGCGAGCAGCGGCGATCTCGACGAATGCCACAGCTGGGATCCGCCGCACTGCCTGACCCAGATCCATCTCCAAGGCGATGTGTCGCTGGCTGCCTGGCAGTACTACACCGCCACCGGCGATAACGACTACCTGCGCGATCGCGGGTGGCCGATCATGCGCGGGGTCGCCGAATTCTGGGCGTCGCGGGTGACGCGCAACGATGACGGCAGCTACTCCATTCGTGATGTCGCAGGTCCCGATGAATACAGCAACGGGGTGAACGACTCCGTTTACACCAATGCGGTCGCCGCACTCGCCCTACGCAATGCCGCCCGGGCCGCCGAGATTCTGCACGAACAGCGTCCGCCCGAATGGACCACGATCGCCGACGGCCTGCGCATGCCGTTCGATGGCGCACAACGGATCTTCGTCCAATTCGACGGATACACCGGCACTCCCATCAAACAGGCCGACACCGTACTACTGATCTACCCGTTGGACTGGCCGATGCCGCCGGACGTCGCGGCTCATGTGCTCGAATACTATTCGGCGCGAACAGATCCTGACGGCCCGGCAATGACCGATTCGGTGCACGCCATCGACGCGGCGAAGATCGGCATGCCGGGCTGTGCGGCCGACACCTACCTCGAACGCGCCGCCCGTCCCTTCGTGCGCGCACCCTTCGGACAGTTCGCCGAGGCGCGCGGCGAGAAGGCCGGGGCCAAGGACCCACTGGCCGGCGCACCCGCCTTCACCTTCGTCACCGCCGCGGGCGGTTTCCTGCAATCCTTCACCAATGGACTGCTCGGACTGCGCTTCGACACCGACGGAATACGTATCGCACCCACACTTCCGCCCGAACTGCGCCAGGGCCTGACTATCCGTGGAATCCACTGGCAGGGGCGAACTTTCGACGCGGCCATCGGAGCGGACGAGACGACATTGACGCTGACCGATGGTCAACCGATGCAGGTCCGAACGGACTCCGAAACTCGCCTCCTCACCGAGGACGCCACGTTCGGCACCCGACGCCCCGACCTCACCCCGACCGATAATCTCGCCCGCTGCAAGCCGGTCACCACCACGTCCGACGAGCCGGGCAAATACGCCGACGCCGCAGTCGACGGTAGTACCGCCACCGGCTGGGCGCCCAACGGTCCCCAAGGTGCGCTCACCGTCGACCTCGGGAAGGAAACCCCCATCGATCGAATCGTGCCGCACTGGACCGAACCCGCCCCGGCCACAATCACTTTCACGATCTCCGCAGACGAGCACACCTGGACCCCCGTCACCGTGAATCCGGCAACGGGAACCCTTCCCAGCGCGGTCTCGGCCCGCTACGTGCGTATCGAACTCACGGCAACGAACCCAGCCACGCATCCCGGCGTCCGCGAACTCGAGATCTCCGGCCCCCGAACGTGA
- a CDS encoding ABC transporter permease, producing MTETGSAPRGVWRIVAAREVAVKLHDRNFLISTIITIVAIVASLVISGFVSGRTDKIDVAITGAGADQIIAIANSLAESADKNVTFTPRAEADVAAVEQQVRDDAVDVGLVPAAAGEWRLLGKAGEDDNAATYVTAAVRQITVQHNAAAAGTSMEALSRGSAVAYNLLDPTAVDPGLAKVVSFVFAFLFYMASFLFGMSIAQSVVEEKQNRIVEILASAIPLRQLLIGKVIGNTIMAFGQLALFVSAGLIGLAFTGKGDQVTEIAGAAGWFIVFFVVGFLALASLWAVAGSLATRSEDIQSTATPLSLLIIAVLFAGIFLSGPGRVVASYVPVLSIVAMPGRLAEGTASWWEPLVALVLMAVASYGIVVLAEKIYRRSLMQTQGRLTIRQALKVQD from the coding sequence ATGACCGAGACCGGATCAGCGCCGCGCGGGGTATGGCGCATTGTCGCCGCGCGTGAGGTCGCGGTGAAGCTGCACGATCGCAATTTCCTCATCTCGACCATCATTACGATCGTGGCCATTGTCGCGTCGCTGGTCATCAGCGGGTTCGTGAGCGGTCGCACCGACAAGATCGATGTGGCGATCACCGGCGCGGGCGCCGATCAGATCATCGCGATCGCGAACAGTCTCGCCGAAAGTGCCGATAAGAACGTCACTTTCACCCCGCGTGCGGAGGCCGACGTGGCCGCTGTCGAACAGCAGGTGCGCGATGACGCCGTGGATGTCGGGTTGGTGCCCGCCGCGGCGGGCGAATGGCGGCTGCTCGGCAAGGCCGGGGAGGACGACAATGCCGCGACCTATGTGACGGCCGCGGTGCGGCAGATCACGGTGCAGCACAATGCCGCTGCTGCCGGAACCTCGATGGAGGCGTTGAGCCGAGGCAGCGCCGTCGCCTACAACCTGCTCGACCCGACCGCCGTCGATCCCGGTCTGGCCAAGGTCGTCTCCTTCGTTTTCGCGTTCTTGTTCTATATGGCCTCGTTCTTGTTCGGCATGTCCATCGCGCAGAGCGTGGTCGAGGAGAAGCAGAACCGTATCGTTGAAATCCTCGCCAGCGCGATTCCGTTGCGGCAGTTGCTGATCGGCAAGGTGATCGGTAATACGATCATGGCGTTCGGGCAGCTCGCACTGTTCGTCAGCGCGGGACTGATCGGCCTGGCATTCACCGGCAAGGGGGATCAGGTCACCGAGATCGCCGGTGCCGCAGGCTGGTTCATCGTCTTCTTCGTTGTCGGCTTCCTCGCACTGGCCAGCCTATGGGCGGTCGCGGGTTCGCTCGCGACGCGCAGCGAGGACATCCAATCCACTGCCACACCACTGTCATTGCTCATCATCGCGGTGCTGTTCGCCGGAATCTTCCTGTCCGGCCCCGGTCGCGTGGTTGCGTCCTATGTCCCGGTGTTGTCCATCGTCGCCATGCCGGGCCGGTTGGCCGAAGGCACGGCCTCCTGGTGGGAGCCGTTGGTCGCGCTGGTTCTGATGGCGGTCGCGTCCTACGGCATCGTCGTACTCGCGGAGAAGATCTATCGTCGCTCCCTCATGCAAACCCAAGGCCGCCTGACGATTCGGCAGGCGCTGAAGGTGCAGGACTGA
- a CDS encoding ABC transporter ATP-binding protein → MLEVAHLLRRFGDKVAVDDVSFAVRPGALTGFVGGNGAGKTTTMRMIMGVLAIHGGEVRWRGRPVTVVDRRSFGYMPEERGLYPKQPVLDQLVYLARLRGQSAAEAKRHAADLLERFALEDRGKDKLESLSLGNQQRVQIAAAVIAEPDVLILDEPFSGLDPVAVDSMAELLREYAGQGVPVLFSSHQLDLVERLCDQLVILAAGRVVGQGAVEELRGVGGKRYRLVFGGDTEWLGGFAGVSVLERNGSGVLLELTGTTTDELLTEALARGSVRELAEVRPSVSEIYREVTA, encoded by the coding sequence ATGCTGGAAGTCGCGCATCTGCTGCGCCGATTCGGGGACAAGGTGGCGGTCGACGACGTGTCGTTCGCGGTGCGGCCGGGAGCGCTGACCGGGTTCGTCGGGGGCAATGGCGCGGGCAAGACCACCACGATGCGAATGATCATGGGTGTGTTGGCCATCCATGGTGGCGAGGTCCGGTGGCGGGGGCGGCCGGTGACGGTCGTGGATCGGCGGTCGTTCGGTTATATGCCCGAGGAGCGCGGACTGTATCCGAAGCAGCCGGTGCTCGATCAGCTGGTCTATCTGGCTCGGTTGCGTGGGCAATCCGCCGCCGAGGCCAAGCGGCATGCGGCCGATCTGCTGGAGCGGTTCGCGCTGGAGGATCGCGGTAAGGACAAGTTGGAGTCGCTCTCGCTGGGGAATCAGCAGCGCGTGCAGATCGCGGCGGCGGTGATCGCGGAGCCGGATGTGCTGATTCTGGACGAACCCTTCTCCGGTTTGGATCCGGTCGCGGTCGATTCGATGGCCGAGTTGCTGCGGGAGTATGCCGGGCAGGGTGTGCCGGTGCTGTTCTCCTCACATCAACTCGATCTGGTGGAGCGATTATGCGATCAGTTGGTGATCCTGGCGGCGGGTCGGGTGGTCGGGCAGGGGGCGGTCGAGGAGTTGCGTGGTGTTGGTGGGAAGCGGTACCGGCTGGTGTTCGGCGGGGATACGGAGTGGCTCGGCGGGTTCGCTGGAGTCAGCGTGCTCGAGCGCAACGGCTCGGGTGTATTGCTGGAGTTGACCGGTACGACCACCGACGAATTGCTCACCGAGGCGCTGGCACGGGGTTCGGTACGTGAGTTGGCCGAGGTGCGGCCGTCGGTATCGGAGATCTACCGGGAGGTGACGGCATGA